From a region of the Eulemur rufifrons isolate Redbay chromosome 7, OSU_ERuf_1, whole genome shotgun sequence genome:
- the VWA5B2 gene encoding von Willebrand factor A domain-containing protein 5B2 isoform X2, with protein MPGLYCPSSWTPLPLTDSWVRASANGPCLSLRARLTYHNPQPQPVDGVFVYPLAEAEVVSGFEAEAAGQRVSFQLQSRRRSQAACCRALGPGLGAATPRRCAQGHLVLDLAQARSTLVLPTGLIAAAGTMTVTLHSSRELPSRPDGVLRVALPTVLTPLALPGPPGPPRPPGLCDDRLGLCPTSCFGVGSPQEEGVPWEEPAAPLDVFSGPARCPAPYTFSFEMLVTGPCLLAGLESPSHALRADAPPHASSAATICVTLAEGHRCDRALEILLHPSEPHQPHLMLEAGSLSSAEYEAQVRARRDFQRLQHRDSDGDRQVWFLKRRFHKDILLNPVLMLSFCPDLSSKPGHLGTATRELLFLLDGSSAAHKDAIVLAVKSLPSQTLINLAMFGMSVQPLFPESRPCSDDTVQLICDSIETLQAVSGPPDVLAVLDWAMGQPQHRAHPRQLFLLTAASPLAATTHQTLELMRWHRGAARCFSFGLGPACHQLLQGLSALSRGQAYFLRPGERLQPMLVQALRKALEPALSDISVDWFVPDAVEALLTPREIPALYPGDQLLGYCSLFRVDGFRPHPPGGQEPGWQSLGGSVFPSPEEVPSATSPGTEPTGTSEPLGTGTVSAELSSPWAAGDSERTGTDALTDPVTDPGPNPSSDTAIWRRIFQSSYIREQYVLTHCSASPEPGPGSTGSSESPGSQGPGSPEGSAPLDPPSQQGCRSLACGEHAGSRSCPLPAPSPAPFKAGALSTEVLGRRRRVALAGRSLSSPPGRANPVSGRPQHPSLGAPPDGSGPEPGQQLGQGLDDSGNLLSPAPLDWDMLMEPPFLFTAMPPNGESAPPAVPLPPQAPRCHVVIRALCGEQPMCWEVGVGLETLWGSGDGSQPPAPPVREAAWDQALHRLTAASVVRDNEQLALRGGAETTADQGHARRCWLRALQTSKVSFAPSCFTCPVAVDATTREVLPGALQVQSSEPAELPGTPPTSQSHLDAASLLTLIHSKGLQGGSPAGAWHSDQNGNSKTALGDPVTLAGGPHRPPPQPPSRLSLGRHRRLCSPDPGRASDGNSEGSDHDYLPLVRLQEAPGSFRLDAPFCAAVRIPQERLCRASPFAVHRASLSPTSSSSPWALLGPGVGQGDSATASCSPSPSSGSEGPGQVDSGRGSDTEASEGADGLGGTDLRGRSWATAVALAWLEHRCAAAFGEWELTAAKADCWLRAQHLPDGLDLAALKAAARGLFLLLRHWDQNLQLHLLCYSPANV; from the exons atgcccggcctgtacTGCCCCTCCAGCTGGACGCCGCTGCCCCTCACGGACTCCTGGGTCCGGGCCAGCGCCAACGGACCCTGCCTCAGCCTGCGGGCCCGGCTCACCTACCACAACCCGCAGCCGCAGCCGGTGGACG GCGTGTTCGTGTACCCGCTGGCCGAGGCCGAGGTGGTATCCGGCTTCGAGGCCGAGGCGGCCGGACAGCGCGTCTCCTTCCAGCTGCAGAGCCGGCGCCGCTCGCAGGCCGCCTGCTGCCGCGCGCTGGGCCCCGGGTTGGGGGCCGCCACGCCCCGCCGCTGCGCGCAGG GTCATCTTGTCTTGGATCTGGCCCAGGCCCGGTCCACGCTGGTGCTGCCCACAGGCCTTATCGCCGCGGCTGGCACCATGACAGTGACCCTGCACAGCAGCCGGGAGCTGCCCTCAAGGCCTGACGGGGTGCTGCGTGTGGCCTTGCCCACTGTGCTCACCCCGCTGGCCCTGCCAGGCCCACCAGGGCCCCCCAGGCCTCCGGGGCTCTGTGACGACAGGTTGGGCCTATG CCCCACCAGCTGCTTCGGGGTGGGCAGCCCTCAGGAGGAAGGGGTGCCCTGGGAGGAGCCGGCTGCCCCTCTGGACGTGTTCTCAGGTCCTGCCCGCTGCCCTGCCCCATATACCTTCTCCTTCGAGATGCTGGTGACTGGGCCATGCCTGCTGGCAG GCCTGGAGAGCCCCTCTCATGCCCTGCGAGCAGATGCCCCCCCACATGCCAGCTCTGCGGCAACCATCTGTGTCACACTGGCAGAGGGCCACCGCTGTGATCGGGCCTTGGAGATCCTGCTGCACCCCAGTG AGCCACATCAGCCACACTTGATGCTGGAGGCGGGCAGCCTGAGCTCAGCAGAATACGAGGCCCAGGTGAGGGCCCGCCGTGATTTCCAGAGGCTGCAGCACAGGGACAGTGATGGGGACCGGCAG GTGTGGTTCCTGAAGCGACGCTTCCACAAGGACATCCTGCTGAACCCCGTGCTGATGCTGAGCTTCTGCCCAGACCTGAGCTCCAAGCCTGGACACCTGggcacagctactcgggagctcCTCTTCCTGCTGGATGGCAGCAGTGCAGCACACAAG gatgCCATTGTTTTAGCTGTGAAGTCTCTCCCCTCCCAGACGCTCATCAATCTCGCCATGTTTGGGATGTCGGTGCAACCGCTGTTTCCCGAGAGCCGGCCTTGCAGTGAT GACACTGTGCAGCTGATCTGTGACAGCATTGAGACCCTGCAGGCTGTGAGTGGTCCTCCAGACGTGCTGGCTGTGCTAGACTGGGCCATGGGGCAGCCCCAGCACAGGGCCCACCCTCGGCAGCTGTTCCTGCTCACTGCTGCCTCACCCCTGGCTGCCACCACTCATCAAACCCTGGAGCTCATGAGGTGGCACAGGGGGGCAGCCAG GTGCTTCTCCTTTGGTCTGGGGCCCGCCTGCCACCAGCTGCTGCAGGGTCTGTCTGCCCTCAGCAGGGGCCAGGCCTACTTCCTGAGGCCCGGGGAGAGGCTGCAGCCCATG CTGGTGCAGGCTCTGAGGAAGGCACTGGAGCCCGCTTTGAGCGACATCTCTGTGGACTGGTTTGTGCCCGATGCCGTGGAGGCGCTGCTGACCCCCCGGGAGATCCCAGCACTCTACCCTGGGGACCAGCTGCTGGGTTACTGCTCACTCTTCAGGGTGGATGGCTTCCGGCCCCACCCACCCGGG GGCCAAGAGCCTGGCTGGCAGAGCTTGGGTGGGTCTGTGTTCCCATCCCCAGAGGAGGTGCCATCTGCTACCAGCCCTGGCACAGAGCCCACTGGCACCTCGGAGCCACTGGGAACAGGCACTGTGTCAGCAGAGCTGTCCAGCCCATGGGCTGCTGGGGACTCAGAGCGGA CAGGTACCGATGCTCTGACAGACCCAGTCACAGATCCTGGACCCAACCCGTCTTCTGACACAGCCATATGGCGCCGCATCTTCCAGTCCTCGTACATCCGGGAGCAGTATGTGCTCACCCACTGCTCTGCCAGCCCCGAGCCAGGCCCGGGCTCCACAGGCAGCAGTGAGTCCCCAGGCTCCCAGGGCCCTGGATCCCCTGAGGGTAGTGCTCCCCTGGATCCCCCTTCCCAGCAGGGCTGCCGCAGCCTGGCCTGTGGAGAACACGCAGGCTCCCGCTCCTGCCCCCTGCCTGCGCCCTCACCAGCTCCATTCAAG GCAGGGGCCTTGAGTACTGAGGTGCTGGGCCGTCGGCGAAGGGTGGCTCTGGCTGGCCGAAGCCTCTCATCCCCTCCAGGCCGGGCAAACCCAGTCTCTGGCCGACCCCAGCACCCGTCTCTGGGTGCACCACCAGATGGGTCAGGCCCCGAGCCAGGCCAACAATTGGGACAGGGCCTGGATGACTCAG GAAACCTGCTTTCCCCAGCCCCCCTGGACTGGGACATGTTGATGGAACCACCCTTCTTGTTCACGGCTATGCCACCCAATGGGGAGTCAGCCCCTCCTGCAGTGCCACTGCCTCCCCAGGCTCCACGCTGCCATGTGGTGATCCGGGCCCTGTGTGGGGAGCAGCCTATGTGCTGGGAAGTGGGTGTTGGGCTGGAGACACTGTGGGGGTCTGGGGATGGCTCACAGCCTCCGGCACCCCCTGTAAGAGAAGCTGCTTGGGACCAAGCACTCCACCGGCTGACAGCAGCCTCTGTGGTCCGGGACAATGAGCAGCTGGCTCTCCGAGGAGGGGCCGAGACCACAGCTGACCAGG GCCATGCCCGGAGATGCTGGCTTCGAGCCCTTCAGACAAGCAAGGTCAGCTTCGCCCCCTCGTGCTTCACCTGCCCTGTAGCTGTGGATGCTACCACTAGGGAGGTCCTGCCCGGGGCCCTGCAGGTGCAGAGCTCAG agccagctgagctcccaggCACCCCTCCCACCTCTCAGAGCCATCTAGATGCAGCTTCTCTGCTCACACTTATCCACTCTAAAG GACTTCAGGGAGGCTCTCCAGCAGGTGCCTGGCACTCAGACCAAAATGGCAACTCCAAGACTGCTTTAGGGGACCCCGTAACCCTCGCAGGAGGTCCTCACCGcccacccccacagcctcccTCTAGGCTCAGTCTGGGCCGCCATCGCAGACTCTGCAGCCCTGACCCAGGCCGGGCCAGTGACGGCAACAGTGAAGGAAGTGACCATGACTACCTGCCCCTG GTGCGGCTGCAGGAGGCGCCCGGCTCCTTCCGCTTGGACGCGCCCTTCTGTGCTGCGGTGCGCATCCCGCAAGAGCGCCTGTGCCGCGCCTCACCCTTTGCGGTGCACCGTGccagcctcagccccacctcATCCTCATCTCCCTGGGCACTTCTGGGCCCTGGTGTTGGCCAGGGTGACAGCGCCACggcctcctgcagcccctcccccagctcggGCTCCGAGGGTCCAGGCCAGGTGGACAGCGGGCGGGGCTCAGACACTGAAGCCTCGGAGGGGGCCGACGGGCTGGGTGGTACCGATCTGCGCGGCAGGTCCTGGGCCACTGCTGTGGCACTAGCCTGGCTGGAGCACCGCTGTGCTGCCGCCTTTGGCGAATGGGAACTGACAGCGGCCAAGGCTGATTGCTGGCTGCGGGCCCAGCACCTTCCCGATGGCCTTGACCTGGCCGCCCTCAAGGCCGCAGCCCGAGGGCTCTTCCTGCTGCTGCGCCACTGGGACCAGAACCTGCAGCTACACCTGCTGTGCTACAGCCCCGCAAACGTGTGA